DNA from Onychomys torridus chromosome 1, mOncTor1.1, whole genome shotgun sequence:
TTGAGCCACACCTGCTTCCCGGAAGGGGACAAATGAGGTTATTGGTGGCAGAGTGGTCACTTCAGGCTGGGCATACTCGTGGTCACGTTTGCTTTTGTGTGTCATTCATGGTGACCTGTCTTGTGTGCATGGGTGACATCACAGCTCCTTGCCGAACACACATTAATGTCTAAAAATAGAGTTGAGCTGGGTATGGTGCCTCTAACCACAgctctcaggagactgaggagggggtggggagttctagactagcctgggctacatagacctttcaaacaacaacagcaaataaaCAATCCAAAACATTTCCTACACAAGAAGGTGTCATCAGGTAGACAAAGGTAGGTGTCTGCAGGGGCTGCCTAGGTCCCTGCTTCAGAAGCAGGTGGGGGTTATTGCCTGCCACCCATGtccttcccagcattcccagCGGTGGGATGACTCCAGAAAGTGCCGAGGTCACTTACTCTCAAGGTCGTACGGTTTAGCCTTAGTTTACAGTGTGTTCAAACTCAGTTTAACCCATTTGTCCGGATAATGGCTGGTATCACCGCTAATCTTGGGAGGAGCCAGGGGAGGGCTGGCAGCCTCTATTTCATTCTGTGGTGGAGGGGATGTGGGAACGATCACATGCCCAGCTTGGAGGGATCATTCAGGACAGCAGCCAGGCTGGGAACCAGCACACGTCCCTGCCGGCTGTCCACTCATCCGTCCTTCTCTACTGACAGTTCATAATCCACAATGTGACCTACATGGAACCGCGGCTGCTCCTCCCAACCATGACCCTGAAGTCGGGGGTGCACTACAGGGCACGGGTGCGGGTCTTGGCCCAGAGCTTCAGTAGCACGTGGAGTGAGTGGAGTCCTAGCATCATGATGTACAACCGTGAGTATCCGTGCCCTGGGCTGCGAGGGTCTCTACAGCCATGTGTGTGCTCTTGTCATGAATTCCCTCCTCCTGACCCTCAGGGTTTCCAGTCCTGGAATGCCTCTAACtgtacatccccccccccccccccccccccgtggatGTGGTATAGTGGTCAGGGGCTGCGGAAACAAATAGGCCCACAATTCCATGGTGGTCACTGTTTAGTCCATTGTGAAGCAGTCCGACTGAGTGCCACAGACAAGTCTGAGTCCCTGTATCCAGCACAGGGTAGCTGCACAGTCGGGGCTGGGGAAGGTGACTCAGTGGTACCGCTGAGGGGGCGGGAGAGCTTGTACAGAATGGACACAATAGATGGCACACATTTTTCAAGCAAACGTTGACAAGCTGTTACTGAAGGAGCTTGGGGCTCCAGCAGTGTAGCAAGCACACCGGAATCTGGGAGCTGCAGAGCTGACGTGTGTCACAGACAGAAACACGGGGTACAGGAGATGGCTCCGTGCCACGTGAGTGAGAGGACCTGAGCccgaatccccagaacccatgtaaaagcctggCGCAGTAACACATGTGTGTATCCTGATGGGAATTAGGAGACAGGAGATCTCGGGAGCTAGCCTGTGTAGACAGTGGTGAAAACAGACCCATCGCAAACAATGTGAAAGGCCAGGACTAACACACGTGTGCCATGGCTCACACACTCCCGCACACGTCATgaacaaaagattaaaaattgatgaaaaaccaaaaacagaagcaaagaaaccAGGTAGAGCCAGATGATGGCACGtgccaggaaggaagggagggaggcagagtggAGGGTGGAGGAGATGGTGGGAGACGGTGCCAGAGACATCTTCTCAGAGTCAGTGAACAGAGACGCCTGTGCTCACGCTGAATGTGTGACCTTTTAAATCCCGTGGCCTTCACAGCCTGTGAGAAAAGGATGTTTCTAAGCCCACTGGACAGATAAGAACACCCAAAGGAATAACCAACTTGCCCgcccatgccccccccccccccccaccctaccccacccacaccccccgGCTGCTCAGCAAGGACTTGATAGAgacaggctttgaactcaaaCCCTTCCACTGGTCAGTGTACTTGACCTCTGAGCTTTGGGAAGACAAGAGCAACGGCTTCAAGCTGTTGTGATCTGGACTTGGATGGGGACAGTGAGGACATGGGTGTGTAAGAGGGAGAGTTGAGGGACAGGTGGGAGGGCTGTCGGCAGCCAGGTAACCAAGGGTCCCAGGGGAACCCCAAGTGAGCGGAGGCAGACTGCACATGGCCCGGGGCGGGCTTCCAGCTCATGGCTGTCCTTCCCTTGCAGACTTCCCCCTGCCCCTGGAGCAGCGCCTCCCACTGGGGGTCGGCATCTCCTGCGCCTGCATCCTGCTCTGCTGCCTTTTGTGCTACGTCAGCATCATCAAGTGAGTTTCTGCTTTGGCTGCTGCCTCAAGCTGGCCCTTCTGGTGTGCCAGGTGTGGGTACCCTGCTTATCTGTCCCGGCTGCCGTGATACACAGTCACGGGATGACCACTGTGCTGCCAGAGACAAGGATGGCAGGGTCCCCGGTCCGAAGTCTGCCGCTCAGGGCAGGTCAGCCAGTGGCTGGGCGTTTTCCACAATGACTGTGCTCAGGTGGAGAGAACCAGGGAAGTGGGGGTAGTGATGGTGGGTGCTCTGGAGGGAAGGAactggctggggctggggagggaatCTTTCTTTGACGTAAAGGAATGCAGCTGTCTGTGGTCCCTCTCAGTACTCTTGGTACGGCCCAGGCATTGGGCCTGTGGTGGGAGCAGAGGAATTTGAGCAGATGGTGCAAAGGTAGTAGGATGTGGTGAGGCCTAGTGATTGTGCTTGCTGGTTGGTGGCTGGCGAGCTGTCCAGAACCTGAGCTTTGTAGGCTCAGAATGACTTTGAGACGAAAATCTCTAGGGAAGCCTGGGCAGGGCTGGTAGATGGGGAAGATCTATTTCTGGTGAGTTCTACCTTGGAATCTTAGGCCTAGGGCCATGTTCTTTGTGAAATGAGATTAGAGTAACTGAGGATTGGTACCAGGGAACTGCCCACGCTTGTCTGAGTCTTCGGGAAATGCCAAGTCCTCTCTGTGGCTTGCCTTTCATGCCCAGGTCACCCTGAACTAGGCACTGctgctctgagcctcagtttctctctgccttgtggctcttcccttccccccaccccatgacCCTGCACTATTGTTGGAGGCTTTTGCTCTTTTcggggggacctgccacccaactcccaaataaatcatgtgtagaggcttatacttaattatgaatgcccagccttagcttgagtTAGtgtcttgccagctttctttaacttaattATCCCGactcccttttgcctctgggcttttccttttctattcctgtatacctttgtttcttactctgtggcttgctgtgtagctgggtggctggcccctggagccctcctccttctctggctacttctagctctcccttcccagatttcttcctctgtgtattctctctggctgccagccccacctatcctttctcctaccttgctattggccagttctttatcagactaccaggtgttttagacaggcacagtaacacagtttcacacagttaaacaaatgcacagaaacaaaagtaacacaccttagaatAATAGTCTACTGCACTGCACCCAGTGGCCTGTAGCTCTCAAAGGCACATGACATGTTCTTGGTCATGTCCCCACCCTGAAAGTTCTGTCCCTTGACCTTTCCAGGGCTATTCCTGATACTCCCAGCCTGGCTTCTCTTTCTCACTTTCCTCTCTACACCTCTacactgtttcatttttattttttaagtggtttggaacccagggcctcacacatccCACTCTATTCCTGATCTCCACCCTGGCTTTCTACCTAGTTTTGGCCTCAAGACAAGGTCTTGagaagttgtccaggctggcctcgaactcactttAGCCCAAGAAGGCCTTGAACTCTGACTTCCTGCCCAGACTCCTCTTGAGTGGCTGGGTCGATAcccagtcaccatgcctggctgtggtCTTTGCTCATGGTGAACGAGTACCTTGTGACCATGTCTGCGTATACTTCTTGCTTCTCTTCAAGGCAACCCACAGGGGCTTTGCCTGGCTCTCTGTCTGCCTTGATCCCTGTGGCCCTGGCCTGGCACAGTGATGGATGcatagtaggtgctcagcaaATAATGTGGGAAGATGGTGGAGAGAGATCCACTGGAGCCAGGCAgtccaggaagagagggagaaccTGCTTCTCCATGGCTCCTAGCCTTTTGGGCTTGTTAAAGCCAGCATGGCGGAATGCTCCTGCTGCTCCTAAGAAGCGACTGTTGGGGGAGCAGGATCCTTGCTGTGTAGCCTGAGCCTTTGCTGGTACAGAGGCAGCTTCCTCAGAGACTACCATAGTGTGAGTCTGCAAAGCAGCTCTGCCAGCACACTTGCCCTGGGCCCCTCTCCCCATTTAGAATGGCCACGGTGATAGAAGAAATCATCCTCAGCAGATTAGGACCAAGATTGTTGTTCCATATCCAAAGTGGAGTCAGTGTGGCCTCCGTGCCCGGGGAGGAGTGCTTGCCAGGATGCTTGCAAGAGCACCTTGGTCACTGTTCATTCAGAGACTGACCCACTTCCTTTCCACCCTCAGGATTAAGAAAGCGTGGTGGGACCAAATTCCCACCCCAGCATGCAGCCCCCTGGTGGCCATCATCCTTCAGGACTCACAGGTAAGATGCAGGTGTTCCGTAGTGTGACACCCAGCCACGGGTAGGGTGGGGGCAAGGAGCACACCACTGGGACTCCAGAGCCAAGGAGGGTAGTGCGTGGGTGCCAAAACACCACACAGTGGACAGTTGTGAAACCCTTATCCATGTGGGCCCAATATTATTTCTGCCGTGTTGTGCTGGTCACACCGAGTACTAGGCCCAGGTCAGAGTCAaggatgggatgggggggggggggggcagagtgtCTGAAACCATTTGCCATCCCCAGTGCACTTTCTttcatttgggggtggggagggtggatgAAAGCTCCCAGAGCTCTGTGGGGTCTGTGTGGACCTCAGCTGTCCAGGTACAGTTGCTGTCTGTGAAGACATCGAGCCTTCTGTAGCTGGGTTGGGCTGGCCGACAGCACCCCACTCTCTCATTGACTATCTGTTTTAGGTGCCCTTGTGGGAAAAGCAGACCCGAAGCCGGGAGTCAACTAAGTGCCCGTATGTATCTGAACTTGAACTTGGGTTGTCGCTTTTGTGGATTTGGGAAGTGTGGTAGTTACTTGGCTGATAGTGGGgtcattctccctctctgtccctctctgccctcctccacACAGCTCCCTTCTTTCtcagggaggcaggaggtgatTGTGGGTGGTCGAGTCCCCATTCTGCAGCGAAAACAGACCGGGTATTGATTATAAAGTCAGAAGTCCCTAACACCCCAATATCAATGCAGGGTGACCCCATGCAGGTTCTATTCCATGAATAGGGCTTTATCGAGTGTGGCGAAACTGAACCCTAAGTTTTATTTCTGCAGACACTGGAAGACTTGTCTGACCAAGCTGCTGCCCTGCTTGCTGGAGCATGGTGTGAAGAGTGAGGCAGAGTCCCCGAAGGCTGCCAAAACTGGGCCTCTCCAGAGTCCTGAGAAGGCAGCCTGGCGTCCTGTGGAGGTCAGCAGGACAGTCCTCTGGCCAGAGAATGTCGATATCAGTGTGATACGCTGTATGGGGCTGTTTGAGGCCCCGGTAGagactgaggaggaagaagagaagacgGTCAAGGGGGACTTGAGCGTGTTCCCTGAGAACAGTACAGGTGCCTTCCAGGAGGGGCAGGCAGACATCATGGCCCGGCTCACTGAGAACCTGTTTTCAGACTTGCTGGAGGCTGAGGATGGGGTCATTGGCCAGTCCAGCCTGGAGGAGTCGCGCTCCCCTCTGCCTTCAGAAAGTGAGCAAGCTTCTGTGGCCTGCGACTGCTTCCCCATGGGGTCCAAGGAGGCCACTTGCCAGGCCACAGGGCAGTCTTCACCCCTGGGCCCTCCTTCGGGCAGCCTAACCCACAGTGCAACTCACCCGGCCTGCACACAGGTGGCGCTTGTCGTCACAGACAATCCTGCCTACCGTAGTTTTAGTGACTTCTGTAGCCAGTCCCCACATCCTGGGGAGCTGACCTCAGAACAGCAGCAGGCTGGCCACCTGGAAGAAGGAGACCCGCCATGCCCAGCTGGCCCCCATTCTTCAAGCCCACCTATGCACCAAGGGGACAGCTGGGAACAGATCCTTCACCTGAGTGTCCTGCAGCACGGGGCAGCTAGCCCTAGCCCAGCCCCTACTAGTGGCTACCGGGAGTTTGTGCAGGCAGTGAAGCAGGGTGCCTCCCAGGACTCCCGGGCACCTTGCTTCGGGCCCAATGGCGATGCCGGTTACAAGGCTTTCTCTAGCCTGCTCGGCAGCAGTGAGGTCTGTGCAGACACAGCAGGACCAGGGACTGACAGTGGGCACGGAGGCTACAAGCCATTCCAGAACCCTGTTCCTCACCAGTCTCCTAATTCCATGCCCTTATTCACCTTCGGACTGGACATGGAGTTGCCATCTAACCCTCTGAACTCAGTCCCACCCAGCAGCACCCCGGAAGGCCTTGGTCTGGAGCTGGGACTCAAAGGAGGTGACAGGCTGAAGGCCCCTCCTGCAGATCAAGTGCCCGAGCCCTGTGGGGATGACTTGGGCCTTGGCATTGTGTACTCATCCCTCACCTGCCACCTCTGTGGCCACCTCAAGCAGCACCACAGCCAGGAGGAAGGTGGCCAGACCCACGTGGTTGCTAGcccctgctgtggctgctgttgtGGGGACAGGTCACCATCCCCAGGGAGCCTCTCGGGGGCCTTAGAATCCTGTCCTGGGGAGATGCCACCAGACTCCAGCCTCACCTCAGCACCCAGGACACCTTCAAACTTGTCAGTGGAGGGCAAGACCCCTGGTCATGCTCCTTTTTCCAGCCAGACCACCAAGGTGTCTACAGGCACCCTGGGCATGGCAGTTTCTTAGGTGAGTGAGGGTGGTGGTGTTGCTGAGGTCTGCACTGAGGCCAGGGTTCATCCAAGCCAGGGATGTGCCTTCTGGGAGACATTCCTGGCAGGCTTCCCGGGAATCCAGAGAATGGTGAACTGAAGATGTAAACTTGGCCTGACCCTGGGGCTTGGAACCTGGCTGCCTCCCCACCACTGGCCGGGGCTGTCCTCTCACGAGGGACTTGAGGGCTCAGTATGCTGTGTCTCACAGCAGTGCTAAGGGTCCTAAGCCCTCTGCTCTCCCAGCTGTTGCTGCCCTACCTGCTCAGGCCCATTCTTTCCCCCACCAAATAGATCTGTTGCCCAAGGCTCACAGCAGTTCCGGCATAGCTCAAGCTGGAAGCTGAGCCTAGACACAGCTGCCTGGCAGTGACTTGGGAGGCCCTAAAAATGGGTGGAAATTGTTGGTTCAGGCCAGTAATTGGCCCCATGGTGGCCGTTCATTGAACAGCTGCTATAGGTTGAGGCTGGAGGCAGAATCTGCTGCTGCAGCTAATTCAAAGCAACAAGGTTACAAGACATTTCTCAAGTAGCCAAGGTCACTGCCCACACTTGACCTGCAGCCAGGGCTCCTGGGATGTGGAAGCGGAGATCTCCCAAAACAGATGCAACTGCCCAGTGGTGGGTCCCAGTGGACACCACTGCTATCAGTCAAGGCGAGACCACAAGGGGGTGAGGCTGTTTGTGGTTGGTGGCCGTGGGGTAGGGATCGCATACAACAGGCCTCAGTCTGACTGCGTCCTGGAAACATGGGGCCAGGCTGAGCAgcgtctgtctgtctccacctttGAGACTGCTCATGCGTTTGTGAGGAGGGCAGGCCAGGCCACATGGAGCTTTACATCAATAAAGACTCTGTCTTGTCAGTTCTCTTTTATTATacacaggcgcgcgcgcgcgcgcacacacacacacacacacacacacac
Protein-coding regions in this window:
- the Il4r gene encoding interleukin-4 receptor subunit alpha, with the protein product MGWLCPKFLSSVSCLILLWVAGSGSIKLLGEPTCFSDYIRNSTCEWPLDGAVDCRSQLHLLYWLDFEFSENHTCIPENSASTMCVCHMSTDEPVQTDTYKLLLKTKGQLLWYGSFRPSSNVKPLAPDNLTVHTNVSNAWLLTWSNPYPSKNTLYKELIYMVNISRVDNPEEFIIHNVTYMEPRLLLPTMTLKSGVHYRARVRVLAQSFSSTWSEWSPSIMMYNHFPLPLEQRLPLGVGISCACILLCCLLCYVSIIKIKKAWWDQIPTPACSPLVAIILQDSQVPLWEKQTRSRESTKCPHWKTCLTKLLPCLLEHGVKSEAESPKAAKTGPLQSPEKAAWRPVEVSRTVLWPENVDISVIRCMGLFEAPVETEEEEEKTVKGDLSVFPENSTGAFQEGQADIMARLTENLFSDLLEAEDGVIGQSSLEESRSPLPSESEQASVACDCFPMGSKEATCQATGQSSPLGPPSGSLTHSATHPACTQVALVVTDNPAYRSFSDFCSQSPHPGELTSEQQQAGHLEEGDPPCPAGPHSSSPPMHQGDSWEQILHLSVLQHGAASPSPAPTSGYREFVQAVKQGASQDSRAPCFGPNGDAGYKAFSSLLGSSEVCADTAGPGTDSGHGGYKPFQNPVPHQSPNSMPLFTFGLDMELPSNPLNSVPPSSTPEGLGLELGLKGGDRLKAPPADQVPEPCGDDLGLGIVYSSLTCHLCGHLKQHHSQEEGGQTHVVASPCCGCCCGDRSPSPGSLSGALESCPGEMPPDSSLTSAPRTPSNLSVEGKTPGHAPFSSQTTKVSTGTLGMAVS